Proteins found in one Dermacentor silvarum isolate Dsil-2018 chromosome 8, BIME_Dsil_1.4, whole genome shotgun sequence genomic segment:
- the LOC125947586 gene encoding serum amyloid A protein-like, with protein MPFSTPPSCALCNRRSFEKMLRDMRPSLPLTVAALLVLTFAMCVEGRSGSMQWPRFMNCVRKRAGRDIGTPSGSCAARKMLGQFLTMRRVKCMHCDKYFHCTANWLATRRCRGRHNWKVASVISKCREYSQPGNPADSREDEEANRYGRAGGNCGARYLRPAKCAYNPKTGQCKW; from the exons ATGCCGTTTTCCACACCACCGTCCTGTGCTTTGTGCAATCGCCGGAGCTTCGAAAAAATGC TGCGAGATATGCGGCCATCGCTACCGCTCACGGTGGCGGCTCTCCTGGTGTTGACGTTCGCGATGTGCGTGGAAGGCCGCAGCGGTTCGATGCAGTGGCCACGCTTTATGAACTGCGTCAGAAAGCGTGCTGGTCGGGACATAGGCACGCCCAGCGGAAGCTGCGCCGCCCGCAAGATGCTCGGGCAGTTCCTCACCATGCGCCGCGTCAAGTGCATGCACTGTGACAA GTACTTCCACTGCACGGCAAACTGGCTGGCGACGCGGAGGTGCCGGGGACGGCACAACTGGAAGGTCGCCAGCGTAATCAGCAAATGCAGGGAGTACTCACAGCCCGGAAACCCAGCTGACAGTCGCGAAGACGAGGAGGCTAACCGATATGGCCGGGCCGGCGGAAACTGCGGAGCACGCTACTTGCGCCCAGCCAAATGTGCCTACAACCCAAAAACGGGTCAATGCAAGTGGTGA
- the LOC119461455 gene encoding uncharacterized protein LOC119461455 yields MLRGLPFRSSLLLAVVALVMLMFVICLEGRSAKMQWPRFTYCVSRRGGPALATPSGSCAARKMYGQFRTMSRINCKNCDKYFHCMANWLATRRCRGRYNWKVAIVISHCREYSQPGNPADRRGDEAANRYGRGGGNCGARYLRRHRCAYNPRTGQCKW; encoded by the exons ATGC tgcgaggtcTTCCCTTTCGGTCATCGCTGCTGCTCGCGGTGGTGGCCCTCGTCATGCTGATGTTTGTGATATGCTTGGAAGGCCGCAGCGCTAAGATGCAGTGGCCCCGCTTCACCTACTGCGTCAGCAGGCGCGGGGGCCCAGCTCTGGCGACGCCCAGCGGAAGCTGTGCCGCCCGCAAGATGTACGGGCAGTTCCGTACCATGAGCCGCATCAACTGCAAGAACTGCGACAA GTACTTCCACTGCATGGCCAACTGGCTGGCGACGCGGAGGTGCCGGGGACGGTACAACTGGAAGGTCGCCATAGTAATCAGCCACTGCAGAGAGTACTCGCAGCCCGGAAACCCAGCTGACAGGCGCGGCGACGAGGCAGCTAACCGATATGGCCGGGGCGGCGGGAATTGCGGAGCACGCTACTTGCGCCGACACAGATGTGCCTACAACCCAAGAACGGGACAATGCAAGTGGTGA